The proteins below are encoded in one region of Amycolatopsis magusensis:
- a CDS encoding STAS domain-containing protein, translated as MEFAVEMRVHTAGLDDLLKTVVVTGPVLARTAASLREAIEAAWLDPVPRLVLLDLSGVTALDPAGIRELLRADSQGELVVCRVSPLVRAALAATTAAELLRVPEAGEVLRNDPADSAITVHRGF; from the coding sequence GTGGAGTTCGCCGTCGAAATGCGCGTCCACACCGCCGGTCTCGATGATCTGCTGAAAACGGTCGTGGTCACCGGACCGGTCCTCGCGCGGACCGCGGCTTCGCTGCGCGAGGCGATCGAGGCGGCGTGGCTGGATCCGGTGCCGCGCCTGGTGTTGCTGGACCTGTCCGGCGTCACCGCACTCGATCCGGCCGGCATCCGCGAACTGCTGCGCGCCGACAGCCAGGGAGAACTGGTGGTGTGCCGGGTGTCACCACTGGTGCGGGCCGCGCTCGCGGCCACCACGGCCGCCGAACTGCTGCGCGTGCCGGAAGCCGGTGAAGTGCTCCGCAACGATCCCGCCGACAGTGCCATAACCGTCCACAGAGGATTCTGA
- a CDS encoding RNA-binding S4 domain-containing protein, with product MESTRVDRWLWAVRLTKTRPDAAAACRGGHVRVNDKPAKPATTVSPGDEVRARVGDRTRVVEVVRVIQKRVGAVDAATCFIDRTPAPPPEAAIPVARRDRGAGRPTKRERRVLDRFRSGM from the coding sequence GTGGAGTCCACCCGAGTGGACCGCTGGCTGTGGGCGGTCCGGCTGACCAAGACCCGACCGGATGCCGCGGCGGCTTGCCGCGGTGGGCACGTGCGGGTGAACGACAAGCCCGCGAAGCCCGCCACCACCGTCTCGCCGGGTGACGAGGTACGCGCCCGCGTCGGCGACCGGACCCGCGTCGTCGAGGTGGTGCGCGTGATCCAGAAACGGGTCGGCGCGGTCGACGCCGCCACTTGCTTCATCGACCGGACTCCGGCGCCGCCGCCGGAAGCAGCCATTCCGGTGGCTCGGCGGGATCGAGGGGCTGGAAGGCCGACTAAGCGGGAACGGCGGGTTCTGGACCGGTTCCGGTCTGGGATGTGA
- a CDS encoding nucleoside hydrolase, with protein MRNALLALVLAATGLLVPSAHASPSPVPVIYDSDLDVDDASTLAYLCVQHQEKRIDLRAVTVTHNGFGTPGRARQHAISVLEQCGLPGVPVAEGSDTGVHPAPASTVRDMEEVLTGALGDAGRTPPPSDRTAAQLISQTLAQARGKVSVLVTGPLSNLAKAVPPGSPLARKVAVAHVMGGAVHVPGNLFGEALPGFDNSQELNIWLDPPSARRAFGTVPVRLTPLDATNHVLITQAYVDRVGAEGTTPSARLVHSIMTQPIMRDGIALQYFYWWDALAAVWAFDNDGVVSDVRRTPIVVVQQGEQSGRTAPWPWGDRLTVAFDADPARFEQVFLDGLNGK; from the coding sequence ATGCGCAACGCACTGCTCGCCCTCGTCCTAGCCGCCACCGGACTGCTCGTCCCGTCCGCCCATGCTTCACCGTCTCCGGTTCCGGTGATCTACGACAGCGATCTCGACGTCGACGACGCATCGACGCTGGCGTACCTGTGCGTCCAGCACCAGGAGAAGCGGATCGACCTGCGCGCGGTCACCGTGACGCACAACGGCTTCGGCACGCCCGGCCGCGCCCGGCAGCACGCGATCAGCGTGCTGGAGCAGTGCGGGTTGCCCGGTGTGCCGGTGGCCGAAGGCTCGGACACCGGGGTGCACCCGGCGCCCGCGTCCACCGTGCGGGACATGGAGGAGGTGCTGACCGGCGCGCTCGGCGACGCCGGGCGCACCCCGCCGCCGTCGGACCGGACCGCCGCGCAGCTGATCTCGCAAACGCTTGCCCAGGCCCGGGGGAAGGTGTCGGTGCTGGTCACCGGCCCGCTGAGCAACCTCGCCAAGGCGGTGCCGCCGGGCAGCCCGCTCGCGCGCAAGGTGGCCGTGGCGCACGTGATGGGCGGGGCGGTGCACGTGCCGGGCAACCTGTTCGGGGAGGCGCTGCCGGGCTTCGACAACAGCCAGGAACTCAACATCTGGCTGGACCCGCCGTCGGCCAGGCGCGCCTTCGGCACCGTGCCGGTCCGCCTGACCCCGCTCGACGCGACGAACCACGTGCTGATCACGCAGGCCTACGTGGACCGCGTCGGCGCCGAGGGCACCACGCCGAGCGCCCGGCTGGTGCACTCGATCATGACCCAGCCGATCATGCGGGACGGGATCGCGCTGCAGTACTTCTACTGGTGGGACGCGCTGGCCGCGGTGTGGGCGTTCGACAACGACGGTGTGGTGTCGGACGTGCGGCGGACCCCGATCGTCGTGGTGCAGCAGGGCGAGCAGTCCGGCCGGACAGCGCCGTGGCCCTGGGGTGACCGGCTGACCGTCGCCTTCGACGCCGATCCGGCTCGGTTCGAGCAGGTGTTCCTCGACGGGCTGAACGGGAAGTGA
- a CDS encoding glucosyl-3-phosphoglycerate synthase encodes MLSIPHSEPARAGDWPMRQLRAAKGSTTVSVVLPAFNEAATVGAIVSMVRQHELVDEVVVVDSCSHDATAEVAAAAGARVVHQTDVLGHLPPLTGKGEALWKGLYATEGELVAFIDADLVGCPPEFVTGLLGPLLTDPGTAFVKGFYRRPLVRGGHSEPDGGGRVTELVARPLLNLCWPELSGFVQPLAGEYAGRRSALEAVPFVSHYGVDIALLIDLLDVVGLDAMTQVDLGQRRHRHQDLEALGRMSAQIMLTVFDRLERAGRGVVPTARPARLDQFRHRAGAHGDVREVVSTEISLPERPPLASLRADTTGSRA; translated from the coding sequence ATGCTGTCGATCCCCCATTCGGAGCCCGCCAGAGCAGGCGATTGGCCGATGCGGCAACTGCGCGCCGCCAAAGGCAGTACCACGGTCAGCGTCGTGCTGCCCGCGTTCAACGAAGCAGCCACGGTCGGGGCCATCGTTTCGATGGTGCGACAGCACGAACTGGTGGACGAGGTCGTGGTGGTGGACTCGTGCTCGCACGACGCGACCGCCGAGGTCGCCGCGGCCGCCGGTGCGCGGGTGGTCCACCAGACCGACGTGCTCGGGCACCTTCCCCCGCTGACCGGCAAGGGCGAAGCGCTGTGGAAAGGGCTCTACGCCACCGAAGGCGAGCTGGTCGCGTTCATCGACGCCGACCTCGTCGGCTGCCCGCCGGAGTTCGTCACCGGCCTGCTCGGCCCGCTGCTGACCGACCCGGGAACCGCGTTCGTCAAGGGTTTCTACCGCCGTCCGCTGGTGCGCGGCGGCCACAGCGAGCCCGACGGTGGCGGCCGCGTCACCGAACTCGTGGCCCGCCCGCTGCTGAACCTGTGCTGGCCGGAGCTGTCCGGTTTCGTCCAGCCGCTGGCGGGGGAGTACGCCGGACGGCGGAGCGCGCTCGAAGCCGTGCCGTTCGTTTCCCACTACGGCGTGGACATCGCGCTGCTGATCGACCTGCTCGACGTGGTCGGCCTCGACGCGATGACGCAGGTCGACCTCGGGCAGCGCCGCCACCGCCACCAGGACCTCGAAGCGCTGGGCCGGATGTCGGCGCAGATCATGCTGACCGTCTTCGACCGCCTGGAGCGCGCCGGCCGGGGCGTGGTCCCCACGGCGCGGCCCGCCCGGCTCGACCAGTTCCGGCACCGGGCCGGGGCGCACGGCGACGTGCGCGAGGTCGTGAGCACCGAGATCAGCCTGCCGGAGAGACCGCCACTGGCGTCCCTGCGCGCCGACACCACGGGGAGCCGGGCATGA